Proteins co-encoded in one Ziziphus jujuba cultivar Dongzao chromosome 9, ASM3175591v1 genomic window:
- the LOC107408424 gene encoding mechanosensitive ion channel protein 6 — protein sequence MSSAAVAGHSNNRREVIVKVDDGDSSTSSRNMQMQQQQSKIWRGSSYDFWKEDDNNVRDGNKDEFPLVQPGQTSSASASPEDPPSKLNGQFLHKQKSSVDMSLDMDLEMAELRHERNLPPLAESPEKRSSFSQSKELKVSFHPTTAATASNDDVEIGLSESVRRRTKDSTEEDSRGGSGRGNGDNEVVRCTSNAAFERELSFQNKSSLLRLKRTKSRLIDPPEEPENRSGRVPKSGQMLKSEQLRSGKLGKWPLDDEDDDAFWEDDLPDEYKKANLSALTLLQWLSLIVIIGVFACTLSIPFMRRKNLWKLKLWKWEVLVLVLICGRLVSGWGVRMVVFFIERNFLLRKRVLYFVYGLRKAVQNCLWLGLVLLAWHFLFDGKVERETKSDKLKYVTKVLVCLLVGTFVWLVKTLIVKVLASSFHVSKYFDRIQESLFNQYVIETLSGPPLIEIKRTEKEGERLVDEVRKLQNAGATIPPDLKNAAFPTAKSGRVIGSGGLQRSPRWSNKFSQPLGKKLDDGITIDHLHKLNPKNVSAWNMKRLMNIVRHGSLTTLDEQIQDSTRDDEKATQIKSEVEAKAAAKKIFQNVARHGSKHIYLQDLARFLRDDEALKTMSLFEGASESGKISKTSLKNWVVNAFRERRALALTLNDTKTAVNKLHQMVKLIIIFLIVVIWLLILGIATTKFLVFVSSQLVLVAFIFGNTCKTVFEAIVFLFVVHPFDVGDRCEIDGVQMVVEEMNILTTVFLRYDNAKIVFPNSVLSTKPINNYYRSPDMGDAVEFCIHVSTPAEEIAAIKHRITSYIENKKEHWCAQPMIVMKDVEDLNRVRVAVWLNHQMNFQDIGERWMRRSLLVEEMIKIFRELDLQYRLFPLDINICSMPPVTSTRVPSNWTATTS from the exons ATGTCCTCCGCCGCCGTCGCCGGCCATTCCAATAACCGGCGGGAGGTTATCGTCAAAGTAGACGACGGCGATTCTTCAACCAGTAGTAGAAACATGCAGATGCAGCAGCAGCAGTCGAAGATATGGCGGGGTTCAAGCTACGATTTCTGGAAAGAGGATGACAACAATGTGAGGGACGGTAATAAAGACGAGTTTCCTCTCGTTCAACCAGGTCAGACGTCGTCGGCCTCTGCTTCGCCGGAGGATCCGCCGTCGAAGCTTAACGGTCAGTTTTTGCATAAGCAGAAGTCGTCCGTCGACATGTCGTTGGATATGGATTTGGAGATGGCTGAGCTCCGCCACGAGCGGAATTTGCCTCCGCTCGCAGAGTCTCCGGAGAAGAGGAGCTCTTTCAGTCAGTCGAAGGAGCTCAAGGTTTCGTTCCACCCGACGACGGCGGCGACGGCTTCCAATGACGACGTCGAGATTGGTCTCAGCGAGTCGGTACGTCGCCGGACTAAGGACTCCACGGAGGAGGATAGCAGGGGTGGTAGTGGTAGAGGTAATGGTGACAATGAGGTCGTGAGGTGTACGTCAAACGCAGCGTTTGAGCGCGAGCTTTCGTTTCAGAACAAGTCCAGTTTGTTAAGGCTGAAGAGAACCAAGTCTAGACTGATCGACCCGCCGGAGGAACCCGAAAATCGATCTGGTCGGGTTCCGAAATCAGGTCAGATGTTGAAATCGGAACAGCTTAGATCCGGGAAGTTGGGTAAATGGCCTTTGGATGACGAGGACGATGACGCGTTCTGGGAAGATGATTTACCGGATGAGTACAAGAAAGCTAATCTAAGCGCATTGACACTGCTTCAATGGTTGAGTTTGATTGTGATCATTGGAGTATTCGCTTGCACTCTCTCTATACCCTTTATGAGGCGTAAGAACTTGTGGAAATTGAAGCTGTGGAAATGGGAGGtcttggttttggttttgatttgtgGGCGTTTGGTTTCCGGGTGGGGGGTCCGGATGGTAGTGTTCTTTATAGAAAGGAATTTCCTTCTGCGGAAGAgggttttgtattttgtttacgGGCTTAGGAAAGCTGTTCAGAATTGCCTTTGGCTGGGTCTTGTTTTGCTGGCATGGCACTTTCTGTTTGATGGAAAAGTTGAGAGAGAGACCAAGAGTGATAAACTTAAATATGTCACCAAAGTCTTGGTGTGTTTGTTGGTGGGTACCTTTGTTTGGTTGGTGAAGACCCTGATTGTTAAAGTTCTAGCTTCTTCTTTCCATGTTAGTAAATACTTTGATCGGATTCAGGAGTCTCTTTTCAATCAGTATGTAATCGAAACCCTTTCGGGTCCGCCATTGATTGAGATAAAGAGAACAGAGAAAGAGGGTGAGAGGCTTGTGGATGAGGTTAGGAAGCTACAGAATGCTGGGGCTACTATCCCTCCTGATCTCAAGAATGCTGCTTTCCCAACAGCCAAAAGTGGAAGGGTGATTGGGAGTGGGGGTTTGCAGAGAAGTCCTAGATGGAGCAATAAATTTTCTCAACCATTGGGCAAGAAGCTAGATGATGGGATAACAATTGATCACTTGCACAAGCTGAATCCTAAGAATGTGTCTGCTTGGAATATGAAGAGACTAATGAATATAGTTCGTCATGGTTCTCTCACTACACTGGATGAGCAGATTCAGGATTCCACCCGTGACGATGAGAAAGCAACCCAGATCAAAAGTGAAGTTGAGGCAAAGGCTGCAGCTAAAAAGATATTTCAGAATGTGGCTAGGCATGGGTCAAA GCATATTTACCTACAAGATTTAGCACGTTTTTTGCGAGATGATGAGGCTTTGAAGACCATGAGTCTCTTTGAAGGGGCATCTGAGAGTGGAAAAATCAGCAAAACTTCCTTGAAGAACTGGGTG GTCAATGCCTTTAGGGAGCGAAGAGCGCTTGCCTTGACGCTGAATGACACAAAAACTGCTGTCAACAAACTCCATCAAATGGTTaaactaataattattttccttaTAGTAGTTATATGGCTTCTCATACTGGGAATTGCCACCACCAAATTTCTAGTGTTTGTCAGTTCCCAGCTAGTCCTTGTGGcatttatttttggaaacacATGCAAGACAGTATTTGAAGCAATCGTTTTCTTATTTGTGGTTCATCCTTTTGACGTGGGAGATCGGTGTGAAATCGATGGAGTTCAG ATGGTTGTAGAAGAAATGAACATCTTGACTACAGTTTTTCTAAGGTATGACAATGCGAAAATTGTATTCCCGAACAGTGTCCTTTCAACTAAACCCATCAACAACTACTACCGTAGTCCCGACATGGGAGATGCTGTTGAATTCTGCATCCATGTGTCTACTCCCGCAGAGGAAATTGCTGCCATTAAGCACAGAATAACCAG TTATATCGAGAACAAGAAGGAGCATTGGTGTGCTCAACCGATGATTGTTATGAAGGATGTGGAAGATCTGAATAGGGTAAGAGTTGCAGTGTGGCTAAATCATCAAATGAATTTCCAAGATATTGGAGAAAGGTGGATGAGAAGGTCCCTTTTGGTTGAAGAAATGATAAAGATTTTCCGGGAGCTTGATCTTCAATACCGTCTCTTCCCTCTTGACATTAACATATGTTCCATGCCTCCTGTGACCTCTACACGAGTCCCCTCTAATTGGACCGCAACGACAAGCTGA